Genomic window (Syngnathus scovelli strain Florida chromosome 14, RoL_Ssco_1.2, whole genome shotgun sequence):
ACCCCCATCTTCTACATAGATTACCTGAAGTTGCAAAATTTGATTGTaaatagttgttgttttttttcaatatcaTACGAGCTCAACTTTCATTCTTCTGCAAACACTGTGGGAAGACCTttgacaagatttttttttcatcgagAGAACCACTTGTGTAGTTAGCTCATTAATCATGAATGAGTTGGTCAGGCTTGTCAAGATTTTAATTTCAATTTACAAATGTTTGtcaatcatttttttcccaatttaCTTGTGTAGAGAAGTAATGGACAGActgatctttttcttttttgttccatCATTTATAAATGTTTTACTTGGACAACTGCTTTCAGATTGCGTGCGCTCTGGTAAGTAGTGACCTCAATGTGAGGTCAAGTACAACCACAGGGCCATGTGAGGTCTTAATCCTATCTTTTGACACCAACACTGGACAGCAGAGGTATTAAAGCCCATATCAAGGGAGAAGAGGAGAGTTGGAAAGTAATCGTGGGAGGCTGTATAATGAGAAAAGGAAGATGGAGGGAGCAATGGACGGCCAAGCTTGATTGGAAAGATGTAGGCTGGGAGGCAGAGCAGGATGTATGGATGTGGGAAGAGAGTGTGCTTGATTAGGAGAGCGGGAATgaaaaagaagggaaaaaaaacttggCAGTCAAGACAAATTCCTCTGGTACTGATGAGAATGCTAATacctctctttctctccctgCCTCCCTTCTCATCCCGGTTTTCCTGTCTCCCTAACCCTCTATCCGTCAGTAGGTTATGTGTTCATTTCAAACGATCTATTTCTTTCTCCCAAGGCCTCGGCCTGGATTATCATTTCTTCAATGTGTTCTTTGGCATAACCATGTATGCATATGAAAGAGGCTCATCCGCATACAGTGGATAtttaaagtctacacacccctgcttTTTTTGTGATGTAAATAAAGGACACATTTTTTCAAAGCCACATTTTTGTGCAATGTAACCTGAacagatcatttaaaaaaatatatatagaagggaagtaaaaataaacaatgggGGGGACTTTTGCTTCTAAATGGCTGCTTCGAGGTGTTAATGAGGTTGCTTTTTGATCCTTTGCAGGTCTCCAGCACTGCTGTGCTTGAGGGAAAGGGGCAACTTAAGTTCACTTCAGGCAAGTGGAGCCCTCACCATAACTGCAGCCAACTCGCCACTGCAAGTGACACGGCCATAAGAGGCTGGGACCTCCGTACCATGGGGTGAGTTTTGGTGCAGGTATTTTCTCATTCATCATTCACTCTCAGGacttaaaaaaatggatgtggaATTTGTGACTCTAATCACAAACCATGTTTATgcaaatgtacttttttttttttgcacgaacCTTGTAATTGCAGGTTGTTAGTAGATTTGCGTACGTTGTGCTTGTTTGTGATCTATACGATGATGTGTTAGGTCAGCACATGTCCGTGGGGGGGGGCTGTACTAGAGGAATAATAATCACCTTGCCATCGATCACCATGATAACAGCAAAGTGCAGAGGAGATTGAGAGGGGTGCTCGGTGAAGGAGATAGACAAGAAGAGAATGTATTTACAAGATGTGTATCGCAAGCCCTGATAGAATGGATGAAACTCCGATATCACTCTGCCTTGTAACAAATTAAAGACTTCCTCCGCACTTTATTTTGGCTAGCGGGGGGTCTacttaccaaaaaaaaatcatcatctcATCTTTAAAGATCACAATGCTTGATTTTGATAGATTGGAACTTTTGGAAGAGTTTCcagttcatttgtatttttaacaTGCCTTGAGATAAAAGCCTAATTAGTTCTATGCTCTTAACTCAAAGCACTGGTCCATTTCAATAGACACTTACGCAAAAGAACTCAACTGCTTTAAATCTACTTTTACATATGTTAGAGTTGATTTCAGAGTGACCTTTGGAACCTTGCAGCAGTCAAATCCGTTCTAGCTAACCTTTTCATAGATTTCCAGCCACCGTAACTCCATTGGACGTATATTTAGAGACTTGTATTTATGACCTTAGGCAGACCGCAGAATAAAAATGAACAATGAGTTTAGCATTATTGAAGACATTGCTAGCGGAGTGGATCAATTTCTACATAATGTATTGTTCACATTAGCCCTGCAGACTAATGCAGAGTTTAATCTTCCCTTCTCTTGCATGAACAATTCCGATTTAACATCCCCGCAAAAAATATTCGactcaaactaaaaaaaaatgttttttgctaCCATGTATTTGTTTACACTTTCTTTGTGTTTTAACTCAGAATATCACGAGTGAACAAGCTTTTGAAATGTAaccgatttttttttgggtgaaatcaTTTCTGCAATTTTTATCATACTTGGTGATTGTGAATGTTGCAATGAGGACAAAAGAATAAGACCACTTTGTTTGAACATTAAGATTAACCACCCAATAAAAGGCAATTTGACACTAATTCTCAATGGATGTCACttttaaaatattaattaaaaaaaaagcaacaacaacaatgaatTATTCACCACGTCTCTCCGTTTGTGTACCTGTTTATCTTTCTTCATTATTATTTCTCCCCATCTGATGTACCTCCCTCCAAACCTGCCATCCTGTCATCCTTGTCTGCCAGCCCAATCTCAAAGCCAGGCTTTAATTTCGAACAGCAATGAAATGATTGCTCTCCTCGTtcgatttttcttttccttctccCCATCCTTCCACACAGCAGTTGTCATAGAAACAGagactgtgtgtgcgcgtgtgtgtgtgtgtgtgtgtctgtgtgactATGACCGTCTGTTCCAGTCGATTCCCTCAGCAGAGAGATTTATCGGCTAGACTAAGCCAGTAGGAGGTTATGTGTACCAGGTTTTCCTCTGGAATTTGTGTATCCAGTCACATTGTGAGAATCAATGTTCCTCCTAATTTTCCATGCACCAACTCTCTGAGCACTCCTTGGAGCATGGTCAACAGAAATCATGCCACTGTTGGTTTGCATAAATGAATTCAATGTTAAACAGAGTTTAaaggaatggaaaaaaaaaaatacaactagcTCATGAAGCAAatctgaagcttcatttgcccatcacGATCCGCGTGACAATAATTTTCACACTTTCAtcattttctgtcttttttttccccaattaaTCTCTCAATGCAGCTCAAGTTTGGATTTTTGGGGTGTGCACTCTGGGGGGAGTGTTTAATCACAGAGActgaaaagtcacaaatttttaGCACTCGAGAGACTTTTAACACAAATTTCCGtgcttgaattaaggataagtgAATAACTTATGAATCCCAGTTCAATGTTTTCTGATTTTGACGGAAACATTTATGTGAGTGTTTGCCGCTCTACTTTTTGTATTTTCCGCATTTAGACACAAGAGTATTTgtgagtatgtttttttttttatctgctagTGCCTAACAGTGTGTGTAATAGGTCCCCTGTTCCCCCATCAACCCCCATCACACACTCTCAGCCTTGCTGGCTGAATgacagtagattgagtgtgtttGGTGGCTTAGGCAGAACACAACGATAATCCCCCACactcatacaaacacacacttggtacacatggaaaaaaaagtcccaGGTCTCTCCACTATTAGCTGGAGCCTAGGGAGTGGATGTGTGAGCGTGTTGCtttgtgttcatgtgtgtgtagTGGGGATTGCTTAGTGACACCGGAGAGGGAAAAGGCGAAACAAACCCAATTTCCTGCTCCATTTCCTTTTCACATGGCAGCCACGTCCCATTCCACGCTGGAACGGGTTAAACACTAGCCACCCCTGAGCCCGGGGTCACAGCTTTTACACAGGAGACCAGAGCCCCGTGAATAAATCATGTGCCTCGGCTTCAAAATTAAACATGAAATTGTTACTTGAAGTAAAAGTGACGTTTGGAGTCAGCTCAAACGTGCCGTTTCGTGGCTGAGGATTCCACCACTCGCCTGACGTGGAACGAAATTATGACGTTTGAATATAAATAATGGGGAGAGATTGCAAGACAATGTGGTGCAAGCCAAAACAAAACGTTGACAAATACTTTTGATTACTGTGCAAGATTCAACAActagtatttaaaaataaaccctAAGGCTTTGGAAGATGGTCTCTTGTTGATGTTTACAGAGATGACAATTTGACAGCAGTCTTCACTGACCACATGAAATAGTGACACATGTGACGTGACAGCCCCAAAAAAGAAGCTTTGAAAGTATTTCTCTTAAAAATCAATATTCAGGTTTATCGTTGTTGCTCTACAATTGAATCATGATTTGTTATCCCTTTGTTTTTATGTGCTAACCTAGAAAGAAATGTCAACATAATCACTTTGATTTTCAATTAACATTTGTAAATGGAAAGATGGGTAAAGATGATTTGCTGCCACCAGAGCTACTCAAATATCAAATACTTCCTTTTGCTCCACGGATACATCACATAGACATTGATGAAAGCATAAATTCCAAATCAGCTGTTTTTATGATGACAAATGCATTAAATATTGAAAACATGGAAGAATTTCAGCACAACTCATACAAGCTATAAAAGTTAAAGGTGAGCTTTTTGACAGGATCACTGTTTATGTATATGCTCGATTTACTCATGATGATGTATAGTCACTCGACTTGTTATTATACATTGTGTCGCACAAAAGCTTCTAGCTGTCTTGACCTAATTGAAGCCCAGCAGTTTGCCCCGGGTCATTCTCTTATACCTCCCTTATTTTAATGAGATTTTTAATTAGCATGTTAATTGCCTAATGTGATCAGAGGGGTgacgagctagctagctatctgcTGTTGGCATCCAGCTGGGCCATAACACTTGAGGCTTTCCACTCTGCTGAACATAACCCAACCAAGCTGAGCTTTATTAGGCGAGTCTGGAGAGGAAATGGTTTTGAAGATATAAACTTTTTCTTGTCTTTTGTTTTCGTTTATTTATCCACGCTTAAGGGAGAAGTCGAGCCACCGTGGTGAGAATCTCTAATTGGCAAACTGTTATTTAATATACCACGGCAAAAATAAGTATTTTATACTTGGAATACACTGAATGGCTGTTTGTTTATAAATAATTATAGTATAATATTATTATACTGTATTTCAAATGTTACATTTCACTCACGCAGTAAATGTGAAAGTGTTTGGAGGTGTAGAATTTGACCAAATAGATGGAAGCAGACTTCTCTGTTCCACCGCCATGCCATGATATGGACTAGCAGGAACTCGGAGCTGTGTGGTTTTTTACCTTTATGATAAACCAACATCGGGTGTCAGCTTCTTTATTGAGCTTGGCTTTGGCTGACAGACTCACACTTGGGAATGTCTGGACAGCGtgaatctctctctctcactttttATTGTTCTTTTAAATCAACTTCTTTCCTTACTCTTTTCCTGCATCCTTTTCTAATTGCTATTCCCTTATTATCCTTTAATCTTCGCCAAACTTTTTGAAAAAGTTTCCCGcatctctgtctctctttcCTCCTCAGTCAGATCTACTGTATCGAGAACGCCCATGGGCAGCTGGTACGTGACCTTGACTTCAACCCAAACAAGCAGTATTATTTGGCCAGCTGCGGAGACGACTGCAAAGTTAAGTTCTGGGATGTGCGCAACGTCCAGGAGCCCATCAAAACCCTGGAGGAGCATTCGCATTGGTGGGTATACTGTGTTTTTGCATACCCCCAAAAAAGTTCCTGATATTAAAGTGGAAGGACTGATGGCGAAAGGGAGCGATGGTAAAAATTTGATTAATACTGCATCTAGATGGCTTGACGATGGATGGAAATGCgtcagtcctttttttttccttgtttatTTCTGGAGAAAGCAGAAACTATGCCGAAGACTCTGAAAACTCCTCTGCACCACTGTTGATTGGTGTCTTATTTTATTAATGGCTTTATCTCCTAAATAATTGAATGCCCTAAGTACTTCTGGTGCAATAAAATGCAGTTATACGctaattacattttaaatagGCAGTTACTCCTTTTGACAGCAAAAGTTTAACCGTTGTCGGCCCGACGTGCCTGGCTCGGTTCTTCTTCTCTGCTCTGTGAAGCTGCAGGCACTGCCAAGAGCTGAACACCGTGTACTGCAGCAGTGTGAAAATGGGTGTGCGTTTGTGAGGGAGACAGAAGaattatttcaatatttttctCTTACTGTTTGATCCACAGATTTGATCAATCATGCCACATTTGAATACATCAAGGGCCTAATTTACTCAAGTTTGTGTGTGCAAAAATGGGGTACAAACTAGATCGGCAActcaaacgaatgtggacgctgATCGACTAACTGGGCACTCTTAGGAAATGCCTAAAATTGCCGTGCAGTTTATTTTGCCTGCTCTAGGAGGAGTATATGCAAATTGTTGCAGAGATGAATTGCCATAGCTgagtttgtcatttttttcatggtttTTTGCTAACTACTCTTTTTGGGTGGTAGGGTGTGGAGCGTCCGCTATAACCACAGCCACGACCAGCTGGTGTTGACGGCCAGCAGCGACAGCCGCCTCATCCTCTCCAACATGGTGTCCATCTCCTCAGAGCCATTTGGCCATTTGGTGGATGATGAGGATCTCAGCGAGGGGGAGGACAATCACCAAGATGATAAGTAAGAGCAACATAATGTTTCATGAGGAATTAAAGCATCAGGGTCGGTCAGCAATGGACATTAAGTCCAGTCCTCCTTTGAATCATCTTCTTATGTTCTTATGCAACTCCTGGTTTCCTGGTTACCAAACTGAAATATTGTTCATACTGTAAATAGCCAATTTTCAAGACTAATTGAGGCTTCTCTAAAAGTGATTTCGTATTAAATATACTGCAAATTATGATCTCAGAAGACTTTAATAGCATTTCCAACAATAACATGGTCGACGCTTAAGATATAAGAAAGTAAACAAtttacagtctttttttttaattcacttgTACAGACTACAGATCACATGAATTGTGGGAAAAACTGGAAAAAAGATTTATCTTATTGTTTTAAATCACATAAAGCAAGCCTTTGAACATTTCATATCCACTGTAACTCCTCCAACTGTGGAGTTTTGTCCTGACTGCTGAATCACTGAAGCAGATACACCGGCAAACGAACGTCCTTGATCTAATTAATTATCCATTTAATTGTTAGCGATATTGTAGGAACGTGATTGTGAAACCTCATAACAAATGGAACGGGGTTGCGCTAACATGGTTCATACGTAACACTATTAACAGTACAAGAAATAAATACACACCATCACACGGTTTTGTACGCAATTTTAAATCATCATCTTCCATATTGCCACTCAAAGTTCATTTGAAACCCTTTTAGATTGTCGATTTTTCCCATCTTGCATCTTTTTTCATGTGCTTGTGTTGCAGGGGCAAGGAGCCTCTGAAAGACAGCGTGGTGTCCACCTACGAGGAGCACGAAGACAGCGTATATGCAGCTGAGTGGTCGTCGGCCGATCCGTGGCTCTTCGCCTCGCTCAGCTATGACGGCCGCTTAGTCATCAACAGGGTCCCCCGTACTCTCAAATACCAGATCCTGTTGTGAGCGTGGATTTCCCAAAACTGCATCACATATTGTTGCAAAAACTGTAATTCATGTAAATACAATCCACATTCAGTGACTTAATTAAACGTTCCCGGTTAAGAGCACAGCGAGATGTTCAGTGTCACCCAAAAAGCTCGGGAATCGCTAATTTAGGAATTTCTCATGAATTTAGTAGGAAGTTATTAATTTTGATAGGTTCAAATGATGTTTTGCATGGCACAATTCAGGTCAGgtgtaacaaaaaaaagaaaatactagCTCTCCTCAAGCCAttgtgattggcgctaattgtcagatgTTTTCCTCTCACGTTGCTGTGCAAATGGCTTGAGACatgaaattcaaattaattcaattatttattcctaaaTGCAACATGGAGCCACTGCTTGTGAGGCTTCAGCTTTCCGCTGATAATTACAACCTCACCTCAGTGTATCTGACTCATTTGCATGGAGggagtttatttattattattttttgcctgCTTGAAATGAAGCTCACGTTTTAACATGATTCTCTGCACTGTGGGTGGAGAGCGGACAGAGCAAGGGAAGAGAATTACTGACAGCCATAGAAGGGGAGTTAAGAGGTCCGCAGCCAGCACCCATGGGAGGTGACGAGAGCGGCGTGATCTGTACACGTGAAGTGGAGGAAGGAAGCCTCGTCCCCTCCAGGGTTGACAGTAGGCTTCATGAAATCCACAACCATGCACATTTTGTCCTTATATCATATTCTTATTTTAAATCTTACTTTATTTTTTGAAACTCTTCGACTCCTGAGTTAGTTTGGTCTTGCTCGGGCAGGAAGTTGCCGACATGAGCCTGAAGACTTTTTTCCACCCACTGCATTGATTGACAATAACAACAGGAGTCAATTTGGAAGAAAATATTCGTAGTGAATATCACCACTTGTAAATGTTACTTTCTTACTTTCACATGAGCTGCAGTGTTTTCTGCTCCACAATCTCTGCAGCAGCATACATACTGTAAAACATCAACTCATCGCTTTTGATATTAGCTGAAAGTACCCTGTAGTCGCCGAAAGCTCCAGTGTCCCCTAAGCTacttatttataattttatcaTTTCTGCAGAAGATAAACAGCTCGCGGAAGGGACAAACGGGGTCTTAGAATTTTTGTGTCTGCATTAAGTCATTTAGTAAGGAAATATGTCTTCTTGAAAGTGCTATGGGAGATTTGAACACATTTGCTTGATTAAACACACAAAGATAATTAAATTCCAATAAGACAAATATCTCCAAAAATTTAACACATAGAATAAAaggaaaaatgtggaaatgCTAAAAGCTCATCTCTGATATATTATAATTTTAACGTACTGTACATTAAAATACTCCAGCCGATTCTTATTCAGAAACAGCCTAGatagataaaaatagaaacCAAGCATGTTCATAACCATCACACTGTACAGATCTCTCTATATAATGTTAATAAATCAACTAATCATTCCTACTCAACTAAATGCTTCCATCCCTTTGACGACTTAGTTTTATTTCATTCATCAATTACATTTACAAAGTCAACACTACTGACATAGATTATGGACTGACCTCTTATTGCTTGGGGTCAAAGAGACCACAATAGAGGTGCTAATATCACGCAGCATACATCCAGCTCCTTCATCCAAAGCCATTGTCCCTTAATTAATGAACAAGCACAGCATTATTTATGACCCTCGCCACTAACCAACGCATACGTAGCTTTCAAAAGCTCTAATTGGGCTCATTTCTCATGTGGGATGTTGACATTTACTCTCTAATGGCGGCTATATGAAGTCACAGATGTTCACATGACACCGTCATTCAATTTGCAGGCCGATTTTTTTCCTGTGAGCTGTATTAATAACTAATGATGGAGCTATTTTGTTCATTGAATTTCTCTTTTTACAATCAAGTTGCCAGGTAATTAATTACTCAGGGGGGCACTTAACCCGTGATATTTGTATTCCGCCGGCAACAAATGAAAACTTCACAGTTGTGACTCCAGCTCCCGTATGTGAGCTTTACCGATTAATAATTAAAGTGGCCAGCGAGTCCGTCAATGAAGTCCCGGCGACACCGAGTGACAGTTTGTATGCGTTTGATCGATGGTGCATGGAACAAACCCGCAAACATTTTTGTCAATCAAACGACACATGGACGATTCCCCATGAAATCCATTAAAAGCAATTTGGCCACAGTCGCAAAGTTCACAACT
Coding sequences:
- the eipr1 gene encoding EARP-interacting protein homolog yields the protein MEDDAPVIYGLEFQARSLTAQTAETDAIRFLVGTQSLKFDNQIHIIDFDDENNIINKNVLLHQAGEIWNIDASPADKDVLSTCYNKTSDSRVVSCAAVWRMPPTWETGSQESPDDSAHNPQNLELLCHLDDSAHGNAACVLWEPMGDGKRVISLADSHILLWDLQESSTQATVSSTAVLEGKGQLKFTSGKWSPHHNCSQLATASDTAIRGWDLRTMGQIYCIENAHGQLVRDLDFNPNKQYYLASCGDDCKVKFWDVRNVQEPIKTLEEHSHWVWSVRYNHSHDQLVLTASSDSRLILSNMVSISSEPFGHLVDDEDLSEGEDNHQDDKGKEPLKDSVVSTYEEHEDSVYAAEWSSADPWLFASLSYDGRLVINRVPRTLKYQILL